A single window of Ciconia boyciana unplaced genomic scaffold, ASM3463844v1 HiC_scaffold_37, whole genome shotgun sequence DNA harbors:
- the LOC140645736 gene encoding E3 ubiquitin-protein ligase RBBP6-like has translation MSCVHYKFSSKLNYDTVTFNGLHISLYDLKRQIISREKLKAANCALQITNAQTKEEYTDDNALIPRNSSVIVRRIPAGGVKATSKTYVISRSEPVSASSKATDDSSAPLSLAQLIKVYLYSHQDKNVEPVPRIKKSTGIPRSFMMEVKDPTTKGAMLTSTGKYAIPTISA, from the exons ATGTCGTGCGTCCACTACAAGTTCTCCTCGAAGCTGAACTATGATACGGTCACCTTCAACGGCCTCCACATCTCCCTGTATGACCTCAAGCGTCAGATCATAAGCCGCGAGAAGCTGAAGGCGGCCAACTGCGCCCTGCAGATCACCAATGCCCAGACCAAAGAAG aatacaCAGATGATAATGCCCTGATTCCTAGGAACTCATCGGTAATTGTTAGAAGAATCCCTGCAGGAGGAGTTAAAGCTACCAGCAAAACATATGTCAT aaGTCGAAGTGAGCCAGTGAGTGCATCATCAAAAGCA ACTGATGACTCTTCTGCACCTCTTTCTCTGGCCCAGCTTATTAAGGTATATCTATATTCTCATCaa gaCAAAAATGTTGAGCCTGTTCCCCGAATTAAAAAGAGCACAGGAATTCCCAGGAGCTTCATGATGGAGGTGAAAGACCCCACTACAAAGGGTGCCATGCTGACAAGCACTGGGAAATATGCAATACCAACTATTAGTGCGTAA